The nucleotide window CGTCCAAGGGCATCCATCTGGTCGTGCCCAAGGACCGCATCCACTCGACGACAGGGCTGATCCTGCGCACCGAGAAGTCCGTGCTGTTCGTGATCCCCTGGGGCCGGCACTGGATCGTGGGGACCACGGACACCGACTGGGACCTCGACAAGGCGCACCCGGCGGCGTCCAGCGCGGACATCGACTATCTGCTGGAGCATGTGAACTCGGTGCTCGCGGTGCCGCTGACGCGCGACGACGTGCAGGGCGTGTACGCGGGGCTCCGGCCGCTCCTCGCGGGGGAGTCCGACGCCACCAGCAAGCTCTCGCGCGAGCACACCGTCGCCCATCCCGTGCCGGGGCTCGTCGTCGTGGCCGGCGGCAAGTACACGACGTACCGGGTCATGGCCAAGGACGCCGTGGACGCGGCGGTGCACGGGCTCGACCAGCGGGTCGCCGAGTGCGTCACCGAGGACGTGCCGCTGCTCGGGGCGGAGGGATACCGGGCGCTGTGGAACGCGCGGGCGCGGATAGCCGCCCGCACCGGGCTCCATGTGGTGCGGGTGGAGCATCTGTTGAACCGGTACGGGGCGGCTGCCGAGGAACTGCTCGACCTGATCACGTCCGACCCCTCACTGGGCGAACCGCTTCAGGGCGCCGAGGACTATCTGCGGGCCGAGGTGGTGTACGCCGCCTCGCACGAGGGGGCGCGGCACCTCGACGACGTGCTGACCCGGCGGACGCGGATCTCGATCGAGACCTTCGACCGGGGGACACGCAGTGCGCGGGAGTCGGCGGAGCTGATGGCTCCCGTCCTCGGCTGGGACAAGGACCAGATCGAGCGGGAGGTCCAGCACTACAAGAAGCGGGTGGAGGCCGAGCGGGAGTCGCAGCGACAGCCGGACGATCTGACGGCCGACGCGGCGCGACTGGGGGCGCCGGACATCGTGCCGCTGTAGCCGGAGGCGATGGCTCTCGGCGGGTTGGTGTCGGCGCAGCTGGTGTCGTGCCGGTGGTGGAGATCTCCCGCAGTCGCCCGATATCACCCGAACGGGTGTAGTGGACTCGGATCTTTGCTCGGATCTCGGCCGTTTTACGAGGTGCGGGGGCAGAACTCGGCCGAGAGCAGGGCGGGTTCGAGGTCGGGGTCTGCCAGTCCGTCCGTGTTCACGCGGAAGGTGAGGACGCGACGGCCGTCGACGGTGGCTGCGGTGCGCACGTAGCTGCCGGAGATACGGCCGTTGTGGCCCCACACGGTGGTGCCGCACGGAAGCTTCACGGGATAGAGGCCCATGCCGTACGTGCCGTGTGCGGTGCTGGTGTCGAGCATCTCGCGCAGTTGGCGGGGCGGCAGCAGGTCGCCGCGGAGCAGGGCCGCGTAGAAGCGGTTCAGGTCGGCGAGCGTGGTGACCAGCTCGCCCGCCGCGCCGGCCACACGAGGGTCGAGGTCGGTGACGTCGGATCCGTCGGCGGAGTACGCGCGACCGTGCGGCTCGGGCAGGGAGGAGCGGGCGCCTGGGAACGAGGTGCCCCGCAACTGGAGGGGAGTGATGATGCGGCGTTCGGCCTCGGCGGCGTAGGAGCGGCCGGTGACCTGCTCGATGACCAGGCCGAGCAGGACGTAGTTGGTGTTCGAGTAGGAGAAGCGGCCGTGCGTGGCCGGAGGGTGGGTGAGCGCGATGAGCACGGCCTGACGCGGGGTCACGGGGACGGTCCCCTTGGTATCCGCGGTGAAGTCGGCGAGGCCGCTGGTGTGGGTGAGCAGGGCGCGCAGGGTGATGGCGCGACCGTCGTTGCCCTCGCCATGGACCAGACCGGGCAGATGGTCCTCCACGGAGTCCGAGAGCGACAGCCGGTGTTCGGCGGCCAGTTCCAGTACGACGGTGGCGATGAAGGTCTTGGTGATGCTGCCGGCGCGGAAGTGGTCGGCGCGGTGGATGGCTTCGGGGCGGGTCTCGGTGTGGGCGGCGGTGGCGCCCTGACCGCCGGTGCCGGTCGGGTCTGCCTTCGCGTGGGCGAAGCGGGTGCCTGACTCCTCGTCGGCGAGAAGAGCGGCGGCGGGAGCGTGGCCCCGGGTGACCAGCAGCGGCAGGACCGAGTCCGTGGCAGGGGTGACCCGTGCCTGTGAACCGGCTGGGGCCAGGGCAAGGAGAAGCAGGGACACGGCGACGGTCAGCAGCGTCCTGGGTGTCCTCGTCGACGGCATGCCGGTCCTTCCTCCTCCTTTGCTGCGGCACATCATGCGGGACGGACCTGGCAGAGGGTTGGGCGGGGCCCGGCGGCCGGGATGCGCCGTTGAAGGGCCCCCAGGGCGAGGGGCGCTTGTCGGGTGGGGGACAATGGAAGCTCTGTCAGGGCGGGTTGTATGAGGGGACGCATGTCGGAGGCGGATCGGGCTGGGGAATCCCGCCAGGACAAGAACGAACGTCTCCTCGCCGGGCGCTACCGGCTGGGAGGGGTGCTCGGCCGCGGCGGTATGGGCACGGTGTGGCGGGCCAAGGACGAGACGCTCGGCCGTACGGTCGCGGTCAAGGAGTTGCGGTTCCCGTCGAGCATCGACGAGGACGAGAAGCGGCGCCTGATCACCCGTACGTTGCGGGAGGCCAAGGCGATCGCCCGGATCCGCAACAACGCCGCGGTGACGGTGTTCGACGTGGTCCACGAGGACGACCGGCCCTGGATCGTGATGGAGCTGGTCGAGGGCAAGTCGCTCGCCGAGGTCATCCGCGAGGACGGGCTGCTCGATCCGCGGCGCGCCGCCGAGGTGGGACTCGCGATTCTCGACGTCCTGCGCGCCGCGCACCGCGAGGGCATCCTGCATCGCGACGTCAAGCCGTCGAACGTGCTGATCGACAAGCACGACGGCCGGGTCGTGCTCACCGACTTCGGTATCGCACAGGTCGAGGGCGACCCGTCCATCACCTCGACCGGCATGCTCGTCGGTGCGCCCTCCTACATCTCGCCGGAGCGGGCGCGCGGCCACAAGCCCGGGCCCGCGGCCGACCTCTGGTCGCTCGGCGGTCTGCTCTACGCGGCGGTCGAGGGGGTGCCGCCGTACGACAAGGGTTCGGCCATAGCGACGTTGACCGCGGTGATGACCGAGCCGGTGCCGGAGCCCAAGAGCGCGGGGCCGCTGAAGGACGTCATCTTCGGGCTGCTCACCAAGGACCCCGCGCGGCGGCTCGACGACGCGGGCGCGCGTGTGATGCTCAACGCGGTGATCCACGGGCCCGACCCGAAGGAGGCGGAGCCGCTGGACGCGACGCGGGTCGTGCCGTTGCCGCCGGTGCCGGAGGAGCGTCCGAAGAAGGGCGGTTCGGGCGGTGCCAAGCGGAGTGACGAGGCCGGGGAGCGGCCTCGCGCGCCGCGCTGGTCCATGCGCAAGGGCGCGGCCGGTGCCGGGACGGCGGCTGCCTCGGCCGGTGCTGCCTCGGCCGCGGCCATGGGCTCGGTGGGGATCGCCGGGCCCGCGAGCGCCGGTGCCCGGAGTGCGACGCCCGCTGCCGGGAGGGGCGTTGGGACGTCCGGGCCGGGTGCCGCAGAGAAGAGCGGGAGCGGTTCGGGGTACGCCGGTGCGGGCGGTGCCGCTGTGGGCGCCGGGGCCGGTGGTTCCGGTGTCGGCATGGGCGGTGTCGGTTCCCCGGGGCGGACTTCGGGGTGGCCGGAGATGCCGCCGCCGGATCTGCCGCCGAGGCCCGTGCCCAGGGCGCCGATCACCGATGTGGTGTCGCGGCGGACCCTCGCGGTCATCGCGGTGGCCGTGGTGCTCGCTGTGCTCGGGACCGTGCTCGCGCTCACCCTCGGCGACGACGGCAGCTCGGACAACAGCAAGAGCGGTGACACCAAGGCGGCCGCGTCCAGCGACGTGACCTCGGGGAACAGCGGCAAGAACAAGGACGACGACAAGGGTTCCGCCCCCACCCCCGACGGCAACACGACGGAGGAGGCGAAGGAGTCGGACGGGGCGCAGGCCAACACCCCGAGTACGAGCGCGTCGAGCGAGGCCGATGGCGCCGGAGGCTCGGGCGACATCGCCGAGAAGACGTACAAGAGCAGCCAGGGGTTCTCGATCGGGCTGCCCGACGGGTGGAAGTACCAGTCGACGAGCGCGGCCGGGGCCCGGTTCACCGGTCCCGACGGGCAGAAGCTGCTCGTGGGGTGGACGACCACGCCCAAGGACGACCCGGTCGCGGACTGGAAGGACCAAGAGCAATACATGACGCGCTCGCAGTACAAGCGCGTCCGAATAGAGGCGGTGAACTACCGCGGCTGGAACACCGCCGACTGGGAGTTCACCTATGTCGAGAGCGGCACGAAGTACCGGTCGATCGACCGCGGGTTCGTCGTGAACTCCGGCCTCGGATACGGGCTGATGTACACGGCGAAGTCGGCCGAGTGGAGCGGTGAGCTGCGCAAGGACACCTGGCGGACGTTCACGAAGACGTTCAAGCCGAAGTCCTGAGGGCGGCACGGGGGCGCGCGGCGGCGCGCGAAGTGGTGTGCGTCGGGCGTGAGGTGGCGTGCGGCGGGGTGGGGCTCGCTGTTGTGAACTCGGTTCCGGGAGTTCTCGGCGGTGCGTGAGTTCGCGGATGCGCGTTACGGGGAAGGTCGAGGGCGTTCGAGCACATTCGAGGCGTGCGAGATCTGGCATCCCCCCTTGGAGGGTTGCCTCCGGCACGTATCGTGAGTGGCTGCGGACCGTACGAATTCAGAATGGAACGGGACGCAGGGCGAACGGATTCGACCGATCGGGCGGCCGGGGGAGGGCATCGTGGACGAATACGCGGGACGGGTACTCGCGGACCGCTACCGACTGCCGCTGCCGCCCTCCGACGAGTACGAACTCGCCGAGACCGTGGCCTTCGACACCTACAGCGGACAAGAAGTCATGGTCCGTCAGGTGCCGTTGCCCGAGGTCGTCGAGGCGGAGGTGCTCGACGCCGACGGACTGCCCGACGGGTATGTGCCGAGGGACGGCGGAGCACGCCGGGCCGCGGCCCGTGCCACCCGCCGGCCCGCCGACCCGGGCGTGCAGCGGGCGATCGAGGCCGCGCAGGCCGCCGCGCAGATCCCCGACCATCCTCGGCTCGACCAGGTCTTCGACGTGTTCGCCGAGGGCGGTTCGTTGTGGATAGTGAGCGAATGGGTGCCCGCGCGACCGCTCGCCGCCCTGCTCGCGGAGCAGCCGCTGACGCCGTATCGGGCGGCCGAGGTCGCCTCCGACGTGCTGACCGCGCTGCGCGCTCTGCATGCCCACGGCTGGGTGCACCGCAACATCACCGCGCGCACG belongs to Streptomyces graminofaciens and includes:
- a CDS encoding serine/threonine-protein kinase, translating into MSEADRAGESRQDKNERLLAGRYRLGGVLGRGGMGTVWRAKDETLGRTVAVKELRFPSSIDEDEKRRLITRTLREAKAIARIRNNAAVTVFDVVHEDDRPWIVMELVEGKSLAEVIREDGLLDPRRAAEVGLAILDVLRAAHREGILHRDVKPSNVLIDKHDGRVVLTDFGIAQVEGDPSITSTGMLVGAPSYISPERARGHKPGPAADLWSLGGLLYAAVEGVPPYDKGSAIATLTAVMTEPVPEPKSAGPLKDVIFGLLTKDPARRLDDAGARVMLNAVIHGPDPKEAEPLDATRVVPLPPVPEERPKKGGSGGAKRSDEAGERPRAPRWSMRKGAAGAGTAAASAGAASAAAMGSVGIAGPASAGARSATPAAGRGVGTSGPGAAEKSGSGSGYAGAGGAAVGAGAGGSGVGMGGVGSPGRTSGWPEMPPPDLPPRPVPRAPITDVVSRRTLAVIAVAVVLAVLGTVLALTLGDDGSSDNSKSGDTKAAASSDVTSGNSGKNKDDDKGSAPTPDGNTTEEAKESDGAQANTPSTSASSEADGAGGSGDIAEKTYKSSQGFSIGLPDGWKYQSTSAAGARFTGPDGQKLLVGWTTTPKDDPVADWKDQEQYMTRSQYKRVRIEAVNYRGWNTADWEFTYVESGTKYRSIDRGFVVNSGLGYGLMYTAKSAEWSGELRKDTWRTFTKTFKPKS
- a CDS encoding glycerol-3-phosphate dehydrogenase/oxidase, with the protein product MRTAALGPAQRAESLAGMAERELDVLVVGAGVVGAGTALDAVTRGLSTGLVEARDWASGTSSRSSKLIHGGLRYLEMLDFALVREALKERGLLLERLAPHLVKPVPFLYPLQHKGWERLYAGSGVALYDGMSMARGHGRGLPVHRHLSRRRALRVAPCLKKDSLVGALQYYDAQMDDARYVATLVRTAASYGAKVANRARVTGFLREGERVVGARVQDVEGGGEYEIRARQIVNATGVWTDDTQAMVGERGQFHVRASKGIHLVVPKDRIHSTTGLILRTEKSVLFVIPWGRHWIVGTTDTDWDLDKAHPAASSADIDYLLEHVNSVLAVPLTRDDVQGVYAGLRPLLAGESDATSKLSREHTVAHPVPGLVVVAGGKYTTYRVMAKDAVDAAVHGLDQRVAECVTEDVPLLGAEGYRALWNARARIAARTGLHVVRVEHLLNRYGAAAEELLDLITSDPSLGEPLQGAEDYLRAEVVYAASHEGARHLDDVLTRRTRISIETFDRGTRSARESAELMAPVLGWDKDQIEREVQHYKKRVEAERESQRQPDDLTADAARLGAPDIVPL
- a CDS encoding serine hydrolase domain-containing protein, whose amino-acid sequence is MPSTRTPRTLLTVAVSLLLLALAPAGSQARVTPATDSVLPLLVTRGHAPAAALLADEESGTRFAHAKADPTGTGGQGATAAHTETRPEAIHRADHFRAGSITKTFIATVVLELAAEHRLSLSDSVEDHLPGLVHGEGNDGRAITLRALLTHTSGLADFTADTKGTVPVTPRQAVLIALTHPPATHGRFSYSNTNYVLLGLVIEQVTGRSYAAEAERRIITPLQLRGTSFPGARSSLPEPHGRAYSADGSDVTDLDPRVAGAAGELVTTLADLNRFYAALLRGDLLPPRQLREMLDTSTAHGTYGMGLYPVKLPCGTTVWGHNGRISGSYVRTAATVDGRRVLTFRVNTDGLADPDLEPALLSAEFCPRTS